In Candidatus Thermoplasmatota archaeon, a single window of DNA contains:
- the lysS gene encoding lysine--tRNA ligase: MHWADVLADELLKENKKHVLATGITPSGPIHIGNMREILTTDAVYRCVLEKGGDAELIYIADDYDPLRKVYPYLPQSYAEHVGKPICEIPCPCSKHKSYADHFLTSFLNSLKEVGVKPSVYRASEMYKKGLYNESIQIALENTKKIKDILEKISNRKIPKEWLPFNVKCENCGRISTTKPTLYEYPIIEYTCECKYSGEADVRKGGIGKLPWRVDWPARWKMLNVTFEPCGKDLATVGGARETGAKIVEEVYGYPHPALLVYEFIMLKGQGAMHSSRGTALSAEEMLKMTPPEVLRFLIVKNQPNKHIVFDPGLGILDLVDEYDREERVYFAKEKEIKGMKDLKKTYELSQPHSIPKTAPFQLPYKHLVTLIQIGKNWENTKKILIRTGQIPKDLKKEDAEHIKQRIEHVQYWLEKFAPDNIKFEVKEKLPKITLSKEQNIFLSKLKEEIKDLKWEPEEIHKKIYEISEENKIQIKTAFQAIYQIILGQEQGPRAGYFLSNLDKKFVLDRITEAIK, encoded by the coding sequence AACACGTTTTAGCCACTGGCATAACACCATCTGGTCCAATACATATAGGTAATATGCGTGAGATTCTTACCACAGATGCAGTTTATAGATGTGTCTTAGAAAAAGGTGGCGATGCAGAACTAATCTACATCGCTGATGATTACGACCCGCTAAGAAAGGTTTACCCGTATCTACCACAATCTTATGCTGAACACGTAGGTAAACCTATCTGTGAGATACCATGCCCATGTAGCAAACATAAGAGCTACGCTGACCATTTTCTGACATCTTTCCTAAACTCTCTGAAAGAAGTAGGTGTCAAACCCTCGGTTTATCGCGCAAGTGAAATGTACAAAAAAGGGCTTTATAACGAGTCCATCCAAATAGCTCTAGAGAACACAAAAAAGATAAAAGATATACTCGAGAAGATCTCCAATAGAAAAATACCAAAAGAATGGCTACCATTCAATGTTAAATGCGAAAACTGCGGCCGCATATCCACAACAAAACCAACCCTATACGAATACCCAATAATAGAATACACATGTGAATGCAAATACAGCGGCGAAGCTGACGTAAGAAAAGGCGGCATAGGTAAACTACCCTGGAGGGTTGACTGGCCTGCACGATGGAAAATGCTCAACGTAACATTTGAGCCATGCGGAAAAGACCTCGCAACTGTTGGAGGAGCAAGAGAAACCGGTGCAAAAATAGTCGAAGAAGTTTATGGCTACCCACATCCTGCTTTGCTCGTATACGAGTTTATAATGCTAAAGGGACAGGGTGCAATGCATAGCTCCAGAGGCACTGCACTCAGCGCTGAAGAAATGCTAAAGATGACACCACCAGAGGTTCTAAGATTCCTGATCGTTAAAAACCAGCCAAACAAACATATTGTTTTTGATCCAGGTCTCGGCATACTTGACCTAGTCGATGAATACGATAGAGAGGAACGAGTTTATTTCGCTAAAGAAAAAGAAATAAAAGGTATGAAAGACCTAAAAAAAACATATGAACTTTCTCAACCACACAGCATACCAAAAACAGCACCATTCCAGTTACCATACAAGCATCTGGTCACACTTATACAAATAGGAAAAAACTGGGAAAACACAAAAAAAATACTAATAAGAACAGGGCAGATACCAAAGGATTTAAAGAAAGAAGACGCAGAACATATAAAACAGAGAATAGAGCATGTACAATACTGGCTAGAAAAATTTGCTCCTGACAACATAAAATTCGAGGTGAAAGAAAAATTACCAAAAATAACGCTATCAAAAGAACAAAACATTTTTCTATCAAAATTAAAAGAAGAGATAAAAGACTTAAAATGGGAGCCAGAGGAGATACACAAAAAAATCTATGAGATATCAGAGGAAAACAAAATCCAAATCAAAACCGCTTTCCAAGCAATATATCAGATAATACTAGGCCAAGAACAGGGACCTAGGGCGGGTTACTTTTTATCAAACCTAGATAAAAAATTTGTTTTAGACAGGATAACAGAAGCGATTAAATAG